The following DNA comes from Thermodesulfovibrionales bacterium.
GGTAACGGCGATATCATCACGGCTCGGCGCAGGGTCGCCGCTCGGATGATTATGGGCAAAGATGACCGAGGCCGCGGACTCCCTGATCGCCTCCCTGAAGGCCTCCCGCGGATGGATGAGGGAGTTCGTGAGCGTTCCTTCCGACACCCTGACCTCCCGGATGAACCGGTTCTTTGCGTCAAGGAGCACAGAGAGAAAGACCTCTTTCTTGTGGTTTTTGAGCCGGGGCGCAAAATAGGAATAGACCGAAAGGCTCGACGAAAAGAGTGGATTGTCTTCGGACGATTCACCCATGATCCTCTTCCCCAACTCAAATGCAGCCTTCAACTGGGCTATCTTGGCAGTACCCAGTCCCTTGATCTCAGACAGGTCCTTGATTGAAGACCTGTCGATATTCCCCAGGCCCCTAAAGGTGTCGAGGAGTCCCATTGCCAGATTCAGGACGCCTCTGCCCCTTCCGCCGGTCCCGAGGATTATCGCAAGGAGCTGGGCGTCAGAAAGGCTCTCAGCACCGAATTTCATGAGTCTCTCCCTCGGCCGCTCATTCTCAGGCCATTCCTTAACCTTTGGGTCAGACATTATGGATGAGAAATTTCACAATTCATTTCACCCTTGAACCCTGATTCACGTCTCTTTCAGGAGTGAGGATCGAGCAGGTCCCGTCCTCATCGGTAGCGGCAAGGAGCATACCCTGGGATTCCACTCCCATAAGCTT
Coding sequences within:
- the radC gene encoding DNA repair protein RadC, with amino-acid sequence MSDPKVKEWPENERPRERLMKFGAESLSDAQLLAIILGTGGRGRGVLNLAMGLLDTFRGLGNIDRSSIKDLSEIKGLGTAKIAQLKAAFELGKRIMGESSEDNPLFSSSLSVYSYFAPRLKNHKKEVFLSVLLDAKNRFIREVRVSEGTLTNSLIHPREAFREAIRESAASVIFAHNHPSGDPAPSRDDIAVTERLKSAGDIIGIAVLDHVIIGDGKYVSLKEKGIL